Proteins from a single region of Theobroma cacao cultivar B97-61/B2 chromosome 10, Criollo_cocoa_genome_V2, whole genome shotgun sequence:
- the LOC18586721 gene encoding serine/threonine-protein kinase CTR1 isoform X2 has translation MMYGNQSDSCYGLQVQVNGNLIATGFGQQEQQQMMASFNKSWAQQTEESYQLQLTLALRVSSQAASAADSYFLDFNSDANKNNRNGSFPLTSQDVSHRFWVNGSLSYFDRILDGFYLIHGMDPYAWTISADQGEIGQMPSFDSLKAIDPHDDLSIKVVLIDKLRDPRLRELQNCVLKISSSWVSTKDVIDQLARLVCNQMGDAASSEEGVYRQWKECTKVLKDCLGSIVFPIGSLSFGLCVHRALLFKVLADLVNLPCRITKGCKYCQREDASSCLVQLGVDREYLVDMFAEPGALSRPDSSLNGTSSILVSSPLCHPRFKQVETATSIRKLSKLYFVDDQSCKHTFDDASSDNASNQDEQTGPQLSKAFDMNYFNKNKLVSTLINNNGSTLSPLHQRTAWNIYCDKDLQMQNSSNLIPKAIASSHLVRSPLLPSSVPSGMQNDACQALAFSDPRQCTANSVLFKQSDQPVMSIDHGDLDIPWSELVLKEKIGAGSFGTVHRAELRGCEVAVKILLEQGFHAERFREFLREVAIMKRLRHPNIVLFMGAVTQPPKLSIVTEYLSRGSLFRLLQMPDAALVLDERCRLNMALDVARGMNYLHQLKPPIVHRDLKSPNLLVDSTYTVKVCDFGLSRSKANTFLSSKTAAGTPEWMAPEVLCDEPSNEKSDVYSFGVVLWELVTLQQPWKNLNPPQVVAAVGFKGKRLEIPSNVNPVVASLIELCWAKILAVHYFSFAS, from the exons atgatgTATGGGAATCAATCTGATAGCTGTTACGGATTACAGGTCCAAGTGAATGGGAATTTAATAGCGACTGGTTTTGGGCAGCAGGAGCAGCAGCAGATGATGGCATCCTTTAATAAGAGCTGGGCTCAGCAGACTGAGGAGAGTTACCAGTTGCAGTTGACACTGGCTTTGCGGGTTTCTTCACAGGCTGCTTCTGCTGCTGATTCTTACTTCTTGGATTTCAATTCTGATGCTAATAAGAATAATAGAAATGGCTCTTTTCCTCTGACTTCTCAGGATGTGTCTCATCGATTCTGG GTAAATGGCAGTCTGTCTTACTTTGATAGAATTTTAGATGGGTTTTACCTAATCCATGGAATGGACCCTTATGCATGGACCATAAGTGCTGACCAAGGAGAGATTGGCCAGATGCCATCGTTTGACTCATTGAAGGCCATTGATCCTCATGATGATTTGTCAATTAAAGTTGTTCTGATTGATAAATTGAGGGATCCTAGATTGAGGGAACTTCAAAATTGTGttctcaaaatttctagtaGCTGGGTCAGCACAAAAGATGTAATTGATCAGCTTGCACGTCTTGTCTGTAACCAAATGGG GGATGCAGCCTCTTCTGAAGAAGGTGTTTATAGACAATGGAAGGAGTGCACCAAAGTTCTGAAGGACTGCCTAGGCTCTATTGTGTTTCCAATTGGAAGCCTATCTTTTGGCCTTTGTGTCCATCGTGCCTTACTGTTTAAG GTATTAGCAGACTTGGTTAACCTACCATGCCGAATCACTAAGGGCTGTAAATATTGCCAGAGGGAAGATGCTTCATCCTGTCTTGTGCAGTTGGGTGTTGACAG GGAATATTTGGTTGATATGTTTGCAGAGCCGGGAGCCTTAAGCCGGCCAGATTCCTCACTAAATGGTACATCTTCAATTTTGGTTTCTTCACCGCTATGTCATCCAAGATTTAAACAGGTTGAAACTGCTACAAGCATCAGGAAATTGTCCAAGCTCTATTTTGTTGATGATCAATCATGTAAACACACATTTGATGATGCTTCCTCAG ATAACGCTAGCAATCAAGATGAGCAAACTGGTCCACAGCTTAGTAAGGCATTTGATATGAATTACTTTAACAAGAACAAGCTTGTTTCCACCTTAATCAACAACAATGGATCTACTCTGTCACCTCTGCACCAGAGAACCGCATGGAATATCTACTGTGATAAAGATCTTCAGATGCAAAACTCATCAAATTTGATACCAAAGGCCATTGCCTCATCACATTTGGTCAGAAGTCCTCTTCTGCCAAGTTCTGTCCCATCTGGTATGCAGAATGATGCTTGTCAAGCTTTAGCATTCTCTGATCCAAGGCAATGTACTGCGAATTCTGTGCTGTTCAAGCAATCAGATCAGCCAGTAATGAGCATTGACCATGGAGATTTGGATATTCCTTGGAGTGAACttgttttaaaagaaaaaattggagcag GTTCTTTTGGAACTGTCCATCGTGCTGAATTGCGTGGTTGT GAAGTTGCTGTCAAAATTCTCTTGGAACAAGGTTTCCATGCAGAACGCTTCAGGGAATTTTTAAGGGAG GTTGCCATCATGAAACGTTTACGGCACCCTAACATTGTTCTTTTTATGGGTGCTGTTACTCAACCGCCAAAGTTGTCCATTGTTACCGAATACTTGTCAAG AGGCAGTCTATTTAGACTTTTGCAGATGCCTGATGCTGCATTGGTATTAGATGAGAGGTGTCGCTTGAATATGGCATTAGATGTG GCAAGGGGAATGAATTATCTTCATCAACTTAAACCTCCCATTGTTCATCGGGACTTAAAGTCCCCAAATCTTTTGGTAGACAGTACTTATACAGTTAAG GTCTGCGATTTTGGTCTTTCACGTTCAAAGGCAAACACATTTCTTTCGTCAAAAACAGCTGCTGGAACT CCGGAATGGATGGCACCCGAAGTTCTCTGCGATGAGCCATCGAATGAGAAATCTGATGTTTACAGCTTTGGAGTAGTTCTATGGGAACTTGTGACCTTGCAACAACCATGGAAGAATTTAAATCCACCACAG GTTGTAGCAGCTGTAGGTTTTAAAGGTAAAAGGCTGGAGATCCCAAGCAATGTAAACCCAGTTGTGGCTTCCTTGATTGAACTTTGTTGGGCTAA GATCTTGGCTGtacattatttttcatttgccAGTTGA
- the LOC18586721 gene encoding serine/threonine-protein kinase CTR1 isoform X3: MDPYAWTISADQGEIGQMPSFDSLKAIDPHDDLSIKVVLIDKLRDPRLRELQNCVLKISSSWVSTKDVIDQLARLVCNQMGDAASSEEGVYRQWKECTKVLKDCLGSIVFPIGSLSFGLCVHRALLFKVLADLVNLPCRITKGCKYCQREDASSCLVQLGVDREYLVDMFAEPGALSRPDSSLNGTSSILVSSPLCHPRFKQVETATSIRKLSKLYFVDDQSCKHTFDDASSDNASNQDEQTGPQLSKAFDMNYFNKNKLVSTLINNNGSTLSPLHQRTAWNIYCDKDLQMQNSSNLIPKAIASSHLVRSPLLPSSVPSGMQNDACQALAFSDPRQCTANSVLFKQSDQPVMSIDHGDLDIPWSELVLKEKIGAGSFGTVHRAELRGCEVAVKILLEQGFHAERFREFLREVAIMKRLRHPNIVLFMGAVTQPPKLSIVTEYLSRGSLFRLLQMPDAALVLDERCRLNMALDVARGMNYLHQLKPPIVHRDLKSPNLLVDSTYTVKVCDFGLSRSKANTFLSSKTAAGTPEWMAPEVLCDEPSNEKSDVYSFGVVLWELVTLQQPWKNLNPPQVVAAVGFKGKRLEIPSNVNPVVASLIELCWANDTSKRPSFSYVMECLYQVIINTASQKFHRQIS, from the exons ATGGACCCTTATGCATGGACCATAAGTGCTGACCAAGGAGAGATTGGCCAGATGCCATCGTTTGACTCATTGAAGGCCATTGATCCTCATGATGATTTGTCAATTAAAGTTGTTCTGATTGATAAATTGAGGGATCCTAGATTGAGGGAACTTCAAAATTGTGttctcaaaatttctagtaGCTGGGTCAGCACAAAAGATGTAATTGATCAGCTTGCACGTCTTGTCTGTAACCAAATGGG GGATGCAGCCTCTTCTGAAGAAGGTGTTTATAGACAATGGAAGGAGTGCACCAAAGTTCTGAAGGACTGCCTAGGCTCTATTGTGTTTCCAATTGGAAGCCTATCTTTTGGCCTTTGTGTCCATCGTGCCTTACTGTTTAAG GTATTAGCAGACTTGGTTAACCTACCATGCCGAATCACTAAGGGCTGTAAATATTGCCAGAGGGAAGATGCTTCATCCTGTCTTGTGCAGTTGGGTGTTGACAG GGAATATTTGGTTGATATGTTTGCAGAGCCGGGAGCCTTAAGCCGGCCAGATTCCTCACTAAATGGTACATCTTCAATTTTGGTTTCTTCACCGCTATGTCATCCAAGATTTAAACAGGTTGAAACTGCTACAAGCATCAGGAAATTGTCCAAGCTCTATTTTGTTGATGATCAATCATGTAAACACACATTTGATGATGCTTCCTCAG ATAACGCTAGCAATCAAGATGAGCAAACTGGTCCACAGCTTAGTAAGGCATTTGATATGAATTACTTTAACAAGAACAAGCTTGTTTCCACCTTAATCAACAACAATGGATCTACTCTGTCACCTCTGCACCAGAGAACCGCATGGAATATCTACTGTGATAAAGATCTTCAGATGCAAAACTCATCAAATTTGATACCAAAGGCCATTGCCTCATCACATTTGGTCAGAAGTCCTCTTCTGCCAAGTTCTGTCCCATCTGGTATGCAGAATGATGCTTGTCAAGCTTTAGCATTCTCTGATCCAAGGCAATGTACTGCGAATTCTGTGCTGTTCAAGCAATCAGATCAGCCAGTAATGAGCATTGACCATGGAGATTTGGATATTCCTTGGAGTGAACttgttttaaaagaaaaaattggagcag GTTCTTTTGGAACTGTCCATCGTGCTGAATTGCGTGGTTGT GAAGTTGCTGTCAAAATTCTCTTGGAACAAGGTTTCCATGCAGAACGCTTCAGGGAATTTTTAAGGGAG GTTGCCATCATGAAACGTTTACGGCACCCTAACATTGTTCTTTTTATGGGTGCTGTTACTCAACCGCCAAAGTTGTCCATTGTTACCGAATACTTGTCAAG AGGCAGTCTATTTAGACTTTTGCAGATGCCTGATGCTGCATTGGTATTAGATGAGAGGTGTCGCTTGAATATGGCATTAGATGTG GCAAGGGGAATGAATTATCTTCATCAACTTAAACCTCCCATTGTTCATCGGGACTTAAAGTCCCCAAATCTTTTGGTAGACAGTACTTATACAGTTAAG GTCTGCGATTTTGGTCTTTCACGTTCAAAGGCAAACACATTTCTTTCGTCAAAAACAGCTGCTGGAACT CCGGAATGGATGGCACCCGAAGTTCTCTGCGATGAGCCATCGAATGAGAAATCTGATGTTTACAGCTTTGGAGTAGTTCTATGGGAACTTGTGACCTTGCAACAACCATGGAAGAATTTAAATCCACCACAG GTTGTAGCAGCTGTAGGTTTTAAAGGTAAAAGGCTGGAGATCCCAAGCAATGTAAACCCAGTTGTGGCTTCCTTGATTGAACTTTGTTGGGCTAA CGATACTTCCAAACGCCCTTCATTCTCCTATGTCATGGAATGTTTGTACCAAGTGATCATAAATACTGcatctcaaaaatttcatcgaCAAATTTCATGA
- the LOC18586721 gene encoding serine/threonine-protein kinase CTR1 isoform X1, which produces MMYGNQSDSCYGLQVQVNGNLIATGFGQQEQQQMMASFNKSWAQQTEESYQLQLTLALRVSSQAASAADSYFLDFNSDANKNNRNGSFPLTSQDVSHRFWVNGSLSYFDRILDGFYLIHGMDPYAWTISADQGEIGQMPSFDSLKAIDPHDDLSIKVVLIDKLRDPRLRELQNCVLKISSSWVSTKDVIDQLARLVCNQMGDAASSEEGVYRQWKECTKVLKDCLGSIVFPIGSLSFGLCVHRALLFKVLADLVNLPCRITKGCKYCQREDASSCLVQLGVDREYLVDMFAEPGALSRPDSSLNGTSSILVSSPLCHPRFKQVETATSIRKLSKLYFVDDQSCKHTFDDASSDNASNQDEQTGPQLSKAFDMNYFNKNKLVSTLINNNGSTLSPLHQRTAWNIYCDKDLQMQNSSNLIPKAIASSHLVRSPLLPSSVPSGMQNDACQALAFSDPRQCTANSVLFKQSDQPVMSIDHGDLDIPWSELVLKEKIGAGSFGTVHRAELRGCEVAVKILLEQGFHAERFREFLREVAIMKRLRHPNIVLFMGAVTQPPKLSIVTEYLSRGSLFRLLQMPDAALVLDERCRLNMALDVARGMNYLHQLKPPIVHRDLKSPNLLVDSTYTVKVCDFGLSRSKANTFLSSKTAAGTPEWMAPEVLCDEPSNEKSDVYSFGVVLWELVTLQQPWKNLNPPQVVAAVGFKGKRLEIPSNVNPVVASLIELCWANDTSKRPSFSYVMECLYQVIINTASQKFHRQIS; this is translated from the exons atgatgTATGGGAATCAATCTGATAGCTGTTACGGATTACAGGTCCAAGTGAATGGGAATTTAATAGCGACTGGTTTTGGGCAGCAGGAGCAGCAGCAGATGATGGCATCCTTTAATAAGAGCTGGGCTCAGCAGACTGAGGAGAGTTACCAGTTGCAGTTGACACTGGCTTTGCGGGTTTCTTCACAGGCTGCTTCTGCTGCTGATTCTTACTTCTTGGATTTCAATTCTGATGCTAATAAGAATAATAGAAATGGCTCTTTTCCTCTGACTTCTCAGGATGTGTCTCATCGATTCTGG GTAAATGGCAGTCTGTCTTACTTTGATAGAATTTTAGATGGGTTTTACCTAATCCATGGAATGGACCCTTATGCATGGACCATAAGTGCTGACCAAGGAGAGATTGGCCAGATGCCATCGTTTGACTCATTGAAGGCCATTGATCCTCATGATGATTTGTCAATTAAAGTTGTTCTGATTGATAAATTGAGGGATCCTAGATTGAGGGAACTTCAAAATTGTGttctcaaaatttctagtaGCTGGGTCAGCACAAAAGATGTAATTGATCAGCTTGCACGTCTTGTCTGTAACCAAATGGG GGATGCAGCCTCTTCTGAAGAAGGTGTTTATAGACAATGGAAGGAGTGCACCAAAGTTCTGAAGGACTGCCTAGGCTCTATTGTGTTTCCAATTGGAAGCCTATCTTTTGGCCTTTGTGTCCATCGTGCCTTACTGTTTAAG GTATTAGCAGACTTGGTTAACCTACCATGCCGAATCACTAAGGGCTGTAAATATTGCCAGAGGGAAGATGCTTCATCCTGTCTTGTGCAGTTGGGTGTTGACAG GGAATATTTGGTTGATATGTTTGCAGAGCCGGGAGCCTTAAGCCGGCCAGATTCCTCACTAAATGGTACATCTTCAATTTTGGTTTCTTCACCGCTATGTCATCCAAGATTTAAACAGGTTGAAACTGCTACAAGCATCAGGAAATTGTCCAAGCTCTATTTTGTTGATGATCAATCATGTAAACACACATTTGATGATGCTTCCTCAG ATAACGCTAGCAATCAAGATGAGCAAACTGGTCCACAGCTTAGTAAGGCATTTGATATGAATTACTTTAACAAGAACAAGCTTGTTTCCACCTTAATCAACAACAATGGATCTACTCTGTCACCTCTGCACCAGAGAACCGCATGGAATATCTACTGTGATAAAGATCTTCAGATGCAAAACTCATCAAATTTGATACCAAAGGCCATTGCCTCATCACATTTGGTCAGAAGTCCTCTTCTGCCAAGTTCTGTCCCATCTGGTATGCAGAATGATGCTTGTCAAGCTTTAGCATTCTCTGATCCAAGGCAATGTACTGCGAATTCTGTGCTGTTCAAGCAATCAGATCAGCCAGTAATGAGCATTGACCATGGAGATTTGGATATTCCTTGGAGTGAACttgttttaaaagaaaaaattggagcag GTTCTTTTGGAACTGTCCATCGTGCTGAATTGCGTGGTTGT GAAGTTGCTGTCAAAATTCTCTTGGAACAAGGTTTCCATGCAGAACGCTTCAGGGAATTTTTAAGGGAG GTTGCCATCATGAAACGTTTACGGCACCCTAACATTGTTCTTTTTATGGGTGCTGTTACTCAACCGCCAAAGTTGTCCATTGTTACCGAATACTTGTCAAG AGGCAGTCTATTTAGACTTTTGCAGATGCCTGATGCTGCATTGGTATTAGATGAGAGGTGTCGCTTGAATATGGCATTAGATGTG GCAAGGGGAATGAATTATCTTCATCAACTTAAACCTCCCATTGTTCATCGGGACTTAAAGTCCCCAAATCTTTTGGTAGACAGTACTTATACAGTTAAG GTCTGCGATTTTGGTCTTTCACGTTCAAAGGCAAACACATTTCTTTCGTCAAAAACAGCTGCTGGAACT CCGGAATGGATGGCACCCGAAGTTCTCTGCGATGAGCCATCGAATGAGAAATCTGATGTTTACAGCTTTGGAGTAGTTCTATGGGAACTTGTGACCTTGCAACAACCATGGAAGAATTTAAATCCACCACAG GTTGTAGCAGCTGTAGGTTTTAAAGGTAAAAGGCTGGAGATCCCAAGCAATGTAAACCCAGTTGTGGCTTCCTTGATTGAACTTTGTTGGGCTAA CGATACTTCCAAACGCCCTTCATTCTCCTATGTCATGGAATGTTTGTACCAAGTGATCATAAATACTGcatctcaaaaatttcatcgaCAAATTTCATGA